Proteins encoded together in one Pantoea sp. CCBC3-3-1 window:
- a CDS encoding SDR family NAD(P)-dependent oxidoreductase, with translation MDLGLSDKRVLVTGSTAGIGLATARMLAAEGASVTVNGRTQARVDNAVAEILNELPHARVSGIAADLSHNEGCEALINLLPHTDVLVNNLGIFEPKSFGDITDEDWLRFFETNVLSGIRLSRHYVQSMRSRNWGRIVFVSSESALQIPAEMIHYGMTKTAQLAVARGLAESLAGTGITVNSVLPGPTASEGVGAMVAEMAAGRGVDPKSIEQEFFATARPSSILQRFSTTQEIAAMIAYVCSERASATTGAALRVDGGVVRAIA, from the coding sequence ATGGATCTTGGATTAAGTGACAAACGTGTACTTGTAACGGGCTCAACGGCAGGCATTGGGCTGGCTACAGCACGCATGTTGGCAGCTGAAGGGGCATCTGTGACAGTAAACGGACGGACACAGGCGCGTGTTGACAATGCTGTAGCTGAAATACTGAATGAGTTACCTCATGCGCGGGTCTCGGGAATTGCCGCGGACCTGAGCCATAATGAAGGTTGCGAAGCGCTGATAAACCTATTGCCGCATACCGACGTGTTAGTGAACAATCTGGGTATATTCGAACCTAAATCGTTCGGGGACATCACCGACGAAGACTGGTTACGTTTCTTTGAAACCAATGTATTGAGCGGTATACGTCTCTCACGCCATTATGTGCAGTCTATGAGATCGCGTAACTGGGGGCGGATTGTATTTGTTTCCAGTGAATCGGCTTTGCAGATACCTGCTGAAATGATCCACTACGGTATGACCAAAACCGCACAACTTGCAGTGGCACGCGGACTGGCTGAAAGTCTTGCCGGTACAGGTATCACCGTTAACAGTGTGCTTCCAGGCCCCACAGCATCTGAGGGCGTGGGCGCTATGGTTGCTGAGATGGCGGCGGGGCGTGGTGTTGATCCCAAATCAATTGAGCAGGAGTTTTTTGCGACAGCACGCCCTTCTTCGATACTTCAGCGCTTTTCAACGACACAAGAGATTGCTGCGATGATTGCTTATGTCTGTAGCGAGCGTGCATCTGCTACGACCGGCGCAGCACTCAGGGTTGATGGTGGTGTGGTGAGAGCAATTGCTTAA
- a CDS encoding helix-turn-helix transcriptional regulator codes for MDYSLDSVVVPDVDSIPRPVSVMRASMVSTGWEQERHQHRKAQLLYSVKGMLNCEVEDGVWIVPPHCAVWIPGNLPHSARGSGDTECYCLFVEPDAAPGLPKTCCTISVEPLLRELLLKVVGFPQLYLTDGREGRLISTLLDELSLAPVEDLHLPMPRDRRLRQLAEMLLADPTDKCSLGEWAHRIGMSERSMSRLLLQEIGMSFGRWRRQLHVILSLQRLTKGESVQTVALELGYENASGFVTMFRKALGKPPGRYLIERMAGSTAGESAYMPGIIRLE; via the coding sequence ATGGATTACTCTCTCGATTCTGTTGTAGTACCCGATGTGGATAGTATTCCCAGGCCTGTCTCCGTCATGAGGGCTTCAATGGTGTCTACAGGTTGGGAACAGGAACGGCATCAGCATCGCAAAGCGCAACTGCTCTACTCGGTGAAAGGTATGTTGAATTGCGAGGTGGAAGACGGCGTGTGGATTGTCCCTCCACACTGTGCGGTCTGGATCCCAGGTAATTTGCCTCATTCGGCCCGAGGTTCTGGTGATACCGAGTGTTATTGTTTGTTCGTTGAACCAGACGCGGCGCCAGGGCTTCCTAAAACCTGTTGCACTATTTCAGTAGAGCCACTGTTGCGAGAATTATTGTTGAAAGTGGTTGGTTTTCCCCAGCTATACCTGACAGATGGCCGTGAGGGGAGATTAATATCAACCCTTTTGGATGAATTGTCTTTAGCTCCTGTGGAAGATCTTCATTTGCCAATGCCTCGCGACAGGCGACTTCGTCAGCTTGCAGAAATGCTGCTGGCCGATCCTACTGACAAATGTTCTTTAGGTGAATGGGCTCATCGTATCGGCATGAGCGAGAGAAGCATGAGCAGGCTACTGTTACAGGAAATAGGAATGAGTTTTGGCCGCTGGCGTCGACAGCTGCATGTGATCCTTTCACTGCAACGTCTTACAAAGGGCGAAAGTGTGCAGACAGTAGCACTGGAGCTTGGTTATGAGAATGCCAGCGGATTTGTCACCATGTTCCGGAAAGCATTGGGCAAACCGCCAGGCCGTTACCTAATAGAACGAATGGCGGGTTCTACGGCTGGGGAGTCCGCCTATATGCCAGGCATCATTCGATTGGAATAA
- a CDS encoding Fur family transcriptional regulator, protein MACNDNPKFIDRITSFGNKSTSTSKQPKRTNLVVPDSRGNDSQSPHIQRLEASHLRATYARISILNTLSQAAPHCLGAGQLYRLLNSKPSGSLTQATIYRVLNDLWVAGLLVRTDGVRGRATYALKPCKQSRNQNSLRCKCGEKLIFIEDPKLHEYLLSLAGQEGFELDGEPVFTVTIICAGCS, encoded by the coding sequence ATGGCTTGTAATGACAACCCAAAATTCATTGATCGCATTACGTCATTTGGCAATAAAAGCACTTCAACATCAAAACAACCCAAGCGAACTAACTTAGTCGTCCCTGATTCCAGGGGGAACGACAGTCAGTCACCGCATATTCAACGTCTTGAAGCAAGCCATCTCAGGGCAACATATGCAAGAATTTCTATACTGAACACTCTGAGTCAAGCTGCACCACATTGTCTTGGTGCTGGTCAATTATATCGCCTCCTTAACTCGAAGCCATCCGGGAGCTTAACACAAGCCACAATCTATCGGGTGCTCAATGATTTATGGGTGGCAGGATTACTTGTCCGCACCGATGGAGTTCGTGGTCGTGCCACCTATGCACTCAAGCCATGCAAACAATCACGTAACCAGAATAGCCTGCGTTGCAAATGTGGGGAAAAACTCATTTTCATTGAGGACCCGAAATTACATGAATATCTGCTCTCTCTTGCTGGTCAGGAAGGATTCGAACTTGACGGCGAGCCAGTATTTACCGTTACCATAATTTGCGCTGGCTGCTCATGA